The proteins below are encoded in one region of Paramisgurnus dabryanus chromosome 2, PD_genome_1.1, whole genome shotgun sequence:
- the harbi2 gene encoding putative nuclease HARBI1 isoform X1, with translation MASPFLPNPIDIGAQIVRRALRRERVFRDRQNPLAFPDDYLYKRYGFSAEGIVYLCRLLEQHIKNPTRRSHAISVPQMLCIALRFFASGTYLYAVGDAEKISKITVCRTIRRVVLALQRYINTFIAFPGHLPTDAIKEGFYKIAGFPEVIGAIGCTHIAISRPAKEIEANYMNRKFTHSINVQMTCDHQYMITSLDARWPGSVHDSQIFRNSVLYRRFQDGMVKPHQILMDCMKHLYLFTFCLLTGLYDGILVGDGGYACQSSLMTPYQNPETQPQHDFNVALSQTSLVIKRTFSVLKARFSCLHDLRVSPERASQIVGACAVLHNIATIRKERVPQEYHEPADDVVDPISREHPAGRAVRDDITAQYFS, from the exons ATGGCTTCACCGTTTCTACCGAATCCTATAGATATCGGAGCTCAAATTGTCCGAAGAGCTCTTCGCAGGGAAAGAGTTTTCAGAGATAGACAAAATCCACTGGCTTTCCCCGATGATTATTTGTACAAGAGATATGGATTTTCGGCTGAGGGAATAGTGTACCTTTGTCGGCTTCTTGAGCAGCATATTAAAAATCCAACGCGGCGGAGTCATGCTATAAGTGTACCTCAAATGTTATGCATTGCTTTGCGTTTCTTCGCAAGCGGCACATACTTGTATGCGGTGGGTGACGCCGAGAAAATCAGCAAGATCACAGTCTGCCGCACTATCCGCAGGGTGGTCCTGGCACTTCAGAGATATATAAACACTTTTATTGCGTTCCCTGGTCATTTACCCACTGATGCCATAAAAGAGGGTTTCTATAAAATTGCCG GATTTCCAGAAGTTATTGGAGCAATCGGTTGCACACACATTGCAATCTCTAGGCCGGCAAAGGAAATTGAGGCTAACTATATGAACAGAAAGTTTACTCACAGCATCAATGTTCAG ATGACTTGTGACCATCAATATATGATTACAAGCTTGGATGCCAGATGGCCTGGATCAGTCCATGATTCCCAAATTTTCCGCAACTCAGTTTTGTATCGCCGCTTTCAGGATGGTATGGTAAAACCTCACCAAATACTAATGGACTGTATGAAAcacctttatttatttactttttgtcTGTTGACAGGGCTGTATGATGGCATATTGGTGGGAGACGGAGGATATGCTTGTCAAAGCAGTTTGATGACTCCCTATCAAAACCCAGAAACACAACCACAGCATGACTTTAACGTGGCTCTCAGTCAAACAAGCCTTGTGATTAAAAGGACTTTTAGCGTTTTAAAGGCACGCTTTAGTTGTCTTCATGACCTAAGGGTATCACCAGAACGGGCATCGCAGATAGTAGGTGCATGTGCTGTGCTCCACAACATAGCCACTATAAGAAAGGAGCGAGTGCCACAGGAATACCATGAACCTGCTGATGATGTGGTTGACCCCATAAGCCGGGAACATCCAGCTGGCAGAGCTGTGCGAGATGACATTACTGCCCAGTATTTCAGTTAA
- the sema4bb gene encoding semaphorin-4B codes for MKTKCKVHWKQVAMETAKSIWLLPLTIWIFLAGVLQATVANEDDITARISFPYNAEGRLLREFSVDGVYNYSTLLLSPDENKLYVGARENIFSLSLDNISATYLQKTLSWNTTDEKRKECSFKGKDPQTDCFNYIKILLHLNSTHLYVCGTYAFSPTCAYINISSFSLEKDELGEHVMEDGRGRCPFNPDYRSTAIVVDGELYTATVSNFQGNEPTIYRSLGSGTSLKTENSLNWLQDPAFVGSAHITGSGSERGDDQIYFFFSEVGKEFDFFDNTVVSRIARVCKEDQGGERVLQKKWTTFLKAQLLCSLPEDGFPFNIIQDVYVLPAQRQRDTLLYAVFTSQWSKGLAGSSAVCVFSMDQVEKAFSGRYKEVNRETQQWYTHALSVPEPRPGMCITNASRQMGIESSLDMPDKVLNFVKDHFLMDSPIKSQPVLFTHSVRYTQIAVDHVQGLHGAYDVMFIGTDDGRLQKAVNVAGVMHIIEEISLILNPQPIQHIELDSTKGLLFVSTRSGIVQLPVANCSFHNNCGECILAKDPYCAWTGTHCTDVTRNPKQNHWQQDIEMANTILKCNGTMFSIDSRNAVLPRSLPSSQSHDCQLVIVPANTLRLLPCKPRSNHAQRKWLYKPDVSHYLFRSPDGGLVVSGRAGSEEIFSCWSEESGFRQLLANYCVKAEPFSVTTSDLGQTNEAFIIQGISSDNILIGESARSAQQRIKTYGTELAVVCVLLVICVLSFGLSLAYRQRGRMKEMLRGGEQTGRAQKSTGKPRESLPLNGGVLPTSPSDHKSYQTLEESCGYIISPTETSSTNTLPRQNSVEAQTLAQTPQKGFKDSLVEISDISPRPRVRLGSEIRDSVV; via the exons ATGAAAACCAAATGCAAAGTCCACTGGAAACAAGTAGCCATGGAAACTGCAAAGTCTATCTGGCTCTTACCTTTGACCATATGGATTTTTTTGGCTGGAGTTTTACAAGCAACCGTGGCGAATGAAGATGACATCACAGCACGCATTAGTTTCCCATACA aTGCTGAAGGGCGATTGTTGAGAGAGTTCTCTGTGGATGGTGTGTATAACTATTCAACACTTCTGCTGAGCCCAGATGAAAACAAGCTGTACGTGGGAGCCAGGGAGAACATATTCTCTCTCAGCCTGGACAACATCAGTGCAACGTATCTACAGAAAACA CTGTCATGGAACACAACAGATGAAAAGAGGAAAGAATGCAGCTTTAAGGGAAAGGACCCTCAG ACGGACTGCTTTAATTACATCAAGATTTTACTTCATTTGAATAGCACAcatctgtatgtgtgtggtACATATGCCTTCAGCCCCACCTGTGCTTACATT AACATTTCAAGTTTTTCTCTGGAGAAAGATGAATTGGGTGAGCATGTTATGGAGGATGGTCGTGGACGTTGCCCTTTTAATCCAGACTACAGGTCTACAGCTATTGTAGTGG ATGGGGAGCTGTATACTGCAACTGTCAGTAACTTCCAGGGAAATGAACCCACCATATATAGGAGTCTAGGGTCTGGCACTTCTCTGAAAACAGAAAATTCTCTCAACTGGCTCCAGG ATCCAGCGTTTGTAGGTTCTGCTCATATTACGGGTTCAGGGAGTGAGAGAGGTGATGATCAGATCTACTTTTTCTTCAGCGAAGTGGGAAAAGAGTTCGACTTCTTTGATAACACCGTAGTGTCCAGGATTGCACGTGTGTGTAAG GAGGATCAGGGTGGGGAGAGAGTCTTGCAAAAGAAGTGGACCACATTTTTGAAAGCTCAGCTCTTGTGTTCGCTACCGGAGGATGGTTTTCCATTCAACATCATACAGGATGTGTATGTGCTCCCAGCCCAAAGGCAGAGAGACACACTCCTATATGCGGTCTTCACTTCTCAGTG GAGCAAAGGACTGGCAGGCAGTTCAGCAGTATGCGTCTTCAGCATGGATCAAGTAGAGAAAGCTTTTAGTGGCCGTTACAAAGAGGTCAATCGAGAGACACAGCAGTGGTACACACACGCTCTCTCTGTACCTGAACCGCGACCTGGAATG tgtATTACTAATGCTTCCAGGCAGATGGGAATCGAGTCATCCCTGGATATGCCAGATAAGGTGCTAAACTTTGTAAAAGATCACTTTCTGATGGACAGTCCGATCAAAAGCCAGCCTGTGCTCTTTACACACTCCGTGCGTTACACACAAATCGCTGTGGACCACGTACAAGGCCTTCACGGGGCTTACGATGTGATGTTTATCGGCACAG ATGATGGACGTTTGCAAAAGGCTGTGAATGTGGCTGGTGTGATGCACATCATTGAGGAGATCAGTTTGATCTTAAATCCACAACCAATACAACACATAGAGCTGGACTCAACAAAG GGTTTGTTATTTGTGTCGACTCGCTCTGGCATTGTACAGCTGCCAGTAGCAAACTGTAGTTTCCATAACAACTGCGGGGAGTGTATTTTAGCCAAAGACCCATACTGTGCGTGGACAGGCACACATTGCACTGATGTCACAAGAAACCCAAAACAAAA TCACTGGCAGCAGGATATAGAGATGGCAAACACcatattaaaatgtaacggCACAATGTTCAGTATTGACTCTCGAAACGCAG TGTTACCACGTTCTTTACCAAGTTCCCAATCACATGACTGCCAGCTCGTCATCGTCCCTGCCAACACTCTTCGCTTGCTTCCCTGCAAACCTCGCTCCAACCACGCCCAAAGAAAATGGCTATACAAGCCAGATGTAAGTCACTACCTGTTTCGCAGCCCAGACGGTGGATTGGTAGTCAGTGGCCGAGCGGGCAGTGAGGAGATTTTCTCTTGTTGGTCAGAGGAGAGCGGCTTTAGGCAACTCCTGGCCAATTACTGTGTGAAGGCGGAGCCTTTTTCCGTGACAACATCCGATCTTGGACAAACAAATGAAGCTTTTATAATTCAGGGCATATCGTCAGACAACATCCTGATCGGTGAATCTGCACGCTCTGCTCAACAGCGTATAAAGACCTATGGCACAGAGCTGGCAGTGGTTTGTGTGCTGTTAGTCATTTGCGTGCTTTCATTCGGGCTGTCTTTGGCATACCGACAGAGAGGTCGGATGAAGGAGATGTTAAGGGGGGGAGAGCAGACGGGAAGAGCCCAAAAAAGCACAGGCAAGCCTAGGGAGAGTTTACCCCTTAACGGTGGCGTGCTTCCAACTTCCCCTTCAGACCACAAAAGCTACCAGACATTAGAGGAAAGCTGTGGCTACATAATCTCTCCAACAGAGACTTCCAGCACAAACACATTACCACGGCAGAACTCCGTGGAAGCACAGACACTCGCCCAAACGCCACAAAAAGGATTTAAAGACAGTCTTGTGGAAATAAGTGACATTTCCCCTCGCCCGCGGGTCCGTCTGGGTTCAGAGATCAGAGACTCTGTGGTGTAA
- the harbi2 gene encoding putative nuclease HARBI1 isoform X2 has product MASPFLPNPIDIGAQIVRRALRRERVFRDRQNPLAFPDDYLYKRYGFSAEGIVYLCRLLEQHIKNPTRRSHAISVPQMLCIALRFFASGTYLYAVGDAEKISKITVCRTIRRVVLALQRYINTFIAFPGHLPTDAIKEGFYKIAGFPEVIGAIGCTHIAISRPAKEIEANYMNRKFTHSINVQMTCDHQYMITSLDARWPGSVHDSQIFRNSVLYRRFQDGLYDGILVGDGGYACQSSLMTPYQNPETQPQHDFNVALSQTSLVIKRTFSVLKARFSCLHDLRVSPERASQIVGACAVLHNIATIRKERVPQEYHEPADDVVDPISREHPAGRAVRDDITAQYFS; this is encoded by the exons ATGGCTTCACCGTTTCTACCGAATCCTATAGATATCGGAGCTCAAATTGTCCGAAGAGCTCTTCGCAGGGAAAGAGTTTTCAGAGATAGACAAAATCCACTGGCTTTCCCCGATGATTATTTGTACAAGAGATATGGATTTTCGGCTGAGGGAATAGTGTACCTTTGTCGGCTTCTTGAGCAGCATATTAAAAATCCAACGCGGCGGAGTCATGCTATAAGTGTACCTCAAATGTTATGCATTGCTTTGCGTTTCTTCGCAAGCGGCACATACTTGTATGCGGTGGGTGACGCCGAGAAAATCAGCAAGATCACAGTCTGCCGCACTATCCGCAGGGTGGTCCTGGCACTTCAGAGATATATAAACACTTTTATTGCGTTCCCTGGTCATTTACCCACTGATGCCATAAAAGAGGGTTTCTATAAAATTGCCG GATTTCCAGAAGTTATTGGAGCAATCGGTTGCACACACATTGCAATCTCTAGGCCGGCAAAGGAAATTGAGGCTAACTATATGAACAGAAAGTTTACTCACAGCATCAATGTTCAG ATGACTTGTGACCATCAATATATGATTACAAGCTTGGATGCCAGATGGCCTGGATCAGTCCATGATTCCCAAATTTTCCGCAACTCAGTTTTGTATCGCCGCTTTCAGGATG GGCTGTATGATGGCATATTGGTGGGAGACGGAGGATATGCTTGTCAAAGCAGTTTGATGACTCCCTATCAAAACCCAGAAACACAACCACAGCATGACTTTAACGTGGCTCTCAGTCAAACAAGCCTTGTGATTAAAAGGACTTTTAGCGTTTTAAAGGCACGCTTTAGTTGTCTTCATGACCTAAGGGTATCACCAGAACGGGCATCGCAGATAGTAGGTGCATGTGCTGTGCTCCACAACATAGCCACTATAAGAAAGGAGCGAGTGCCACAGGAATACCATGAACCTGCTGATGATGTGGTTGACCCCATAAGCCGGGAACATCCAGCTGGCAGAGCTGTGCGAGATGACATTACTGCCCAGTATTTCAGTTAA